Part of the Aquila chrysaetos chrysaetos chromosome Z, bAquChr1.4, whole genome shotgun sequence genome is shown below.
AGCTAAAAAGCAGACATTTGGACCCTTCACACGAATGGCCATGTTATTCTTTTCCGGACAAAATTtccagggagaagcagcagcacaagagaTTAACTGACACCCTGCAGGCTACTACCTGCCCAATAAATCTCCATGTGTTATAAAAATAGCTCATCATTGTAGGATCAATGGCTCTAGTTGTTTACAATAATACACTCCATAACAGTCACTTCATTATTTCCCAAATTCTCTATGGAACTAAATACTACATTATTGTGAAGAATTAGTTAATTTAACACATGAATTTCTGTAGCACTGAAAGCATATGTGACGCTGTATAAATAGATGGCACTAGGCACTACATAAACGAATGCAGTTACACCAGAGATGTTCTGAAAGGTAAtggaatataaattaaaatctatGAAATACGCTTTCCCACAGGAAGAGACCAAGATGCTCCCAAGTGCCACTACTTCCACTTACACATTAAAAACAcggggaaaaaagagaaatacacaaTTTAATAATAACCTTTCTATATGCCATACCATTAATGACTCTTATTCATAGTTTAGGCAGTAAAcagaacccttttttttttggcatttcataaaaattaagaCTTGAGTTATATCCTCATAAAGTTAAACGTAATtatcaaagcaaaattatatttgatGGAAATTCTATTATCAAGCAAATGACTCTGTGACAACACAGTCTATACAGATGCAGCTATCAGCTCAGAGCCATTCTTCTAAAACGACAGCAACTTCTACCACATTTTGTAgacaaaaatttcaaaaagccACATACATATCATCCTGCCAtctcctatgaagaaaactaatcTAATACATGTTCACATGCACATAaagataaatatatacatacatatacacacacaagttTAAACTGTTTTACTGCAGcataaatcaaaactgaaattcttaCTTGAGAAGAAAGCCTTCATGGCAACTATCCCCAATGTCATCATCATTTAGTACCGTGTCACTTATCTGAAATGCAAGTAAATATAAACGAAGGTTAGACAACCTTCTGCAACACCTTCCAATTaattgatttttggttttaatgatAGGTGGGAACTGTTTGGGAACTATTTAAGCTAAGTTGTAAGACTGTCCAAAAAAGCACAACCTTAAAAAGACCTTCTGACTTTAGccaaagcattttgaaaatgagacaGTTACTCGATTATTAAACGTTCTTCACCAGTCATAAGTCAGATTCCTTTCAGTGGCTTTTTTCTATAACCTTGTCCAAAATACTTTAAATCAGGGCATGAGAGATCACTTCTACTTCCTCCTTAAGAAGTCTAAGCCACACTGAAACAAGTATCAACATTAAAACCATTTACCTCCCCATTCATTTTGCTATGCATCAAATAGCCTTTCCACTCCACTCTTAAAAACGGTATCATCCTACACAGTCAATTTTGCTAAGTGCTGACCATAAAAACCGCTGCTACTACTGTTATATTTACCGAACTACAACAGTTATGTTAAACCATTCCCGACACCTCTTAGGAGAACTTGATGTGAATCAACTGGGGCGTACAAGAATTTATGACAACTGTGGGGTTTTGTCTGCCAAAGGGAGTACCAAACCAGAGTGCCAAAGCCACTTTTTTATTCAGAATGCAAAGAACGCAAGGACTTACATCTATTTCTTCCGGAACACTGTGTGATTTCATAGATGAAAGGAGTTCCATTACAGGAATGACTTCTCCCGTCAGCATTGGAATGATGCTCTGGCCCTGcacaacaaataaaatgtttgaagtAAAAAGCACATTGTGCAGTATTAGAAGTTACTACTAACATGAACTTGCAATATTACATGCAAAACATCTTTAACTTCCTATTGCTTGGAAGTGTGGTATGAGTGTAAATTGATGCATAGACTTCTTGGGCTTTGCTCATCAATAATTATGAACTGGAAACATACATATTGCTTCTCAACATCATgtctaaaatgtatttcaaggGTCCAACGCTAATTTTCACAGTCAGTTTGATTGGCCTAGACAAGTATTTGGAGTGAGATAATTTGATCATAACATATTACATGCAATTACTGTTAAGCATTTTAGATTCAAGTCTGATGTTTTAACAATGACAGGAAACCGAACACAGGCATATTAGTTAATAACACACAAAATTACTTATCTGATTTATCTATCACAAGAAACTGAAGCGACAATTTCATATTtacagtttcagaaataaaattctttgcACAGTCTTATCCGTTAGGTCTCCAACCACATTCCAACATGACAGACTCCGTATGTCTCTGTAACTTGAAAAGGTAACGACCTAGTGAAAAACCATCCTTGATAGGAGGCGAGCATGAATCTATGGAAGCTACTACCTTTACAGAGCTTCAAGTTCAAGtgactttccttttctgaaaggtaATATTCTTCATAGATTTCCGTTTTACCCATAAAGtgatgaaatatattttccttcaatttGTTCACAGCTTCCATCATCCTATCTTCAGAAACTTTGCCTCCTGTGCATGGCAGGTCATCAGCCACTCCAAAGTATCTTCCTGGATCCCAAAAATAAGAAGCAGCACCAACTTCTACAGTCACCAGATGCAGTCAAGTACTTTTGTGATGGCGTGCCATACGCATCAACCAGATGGCCCTTACCTGATCCTCCATTCTCTCCGTGCCTTCCAACACAATCTTCTGGAAATGTTCTTGCCTCTCCTGAGCAAGAGAAGCAGTTAAATATAAACGCTCTGGtatttgtttatatatgtatgtacacaaCAGTCAAATGGTACAGTTTCTTCCCTGTGGAGTCACGCTTCTTAGATTCAAATTTCGATGttcaagtcttttttcttttacagagtTGACATTAGCGGGAAGTGATGTCATTTTAAACAGACCAACATGCCCTGCTTTGCCCCCCACCAAACCTCTCACATGCTTGGCCAGGAGTAACAAGAAAGGGAGGGTGTGATGACAATGACAAAACATTAAGTTTCTTCATTACAGATCAAGAAAATGCCAAATGATCAGATTACAGTGCAGAATTCCACTTTAGGTAtgaatttttactttcaaatggATACAGACTGATGGTTCCTGatgcagcaagagaaaaaaagagatcttcagaatgagaaaaattatttgtttggggAGGGTAGgaaaaacaagactttttttccacatcttgAGACACTGACAAGTCTTCAAAACGTGGTTTTTTAACCAAGTACAGGAGACATGAAACctcaaaatacacaaaagacaAGGTACAAGAGACTGGACAAAGTTATCAAAACAGACTCATCAGCAGCTGAGTAGCAAACTGGATTCAAACTGCAACTTACAACGGAATCAAGTTATTATTCACAAAGAGAATTTGGCATTAATCACTGGAACAATCAATATAATACCCCAAAAATGGAAGATGCTGCGAGAACTAATGGTATCTTTTGCTGGATGCTGGCAGgttattgcatttttattgattACTCATTAGTTTCCTATGACTGAACTACTCAAAGTTGATCAACTTCAAGTGGGAAGAGTTtacatgactttttttcagcagatgaATAGGGAACAAGCTACAGTAACTTGCCctaaaacagtaataaaactTGTCTAACCATTTAAAAGAAGCATCTGTGAAAAACAATACTGGAACGAGGCAGATTCCTTTGGGGCAACTCCATCCTTGAGTTCAGTGTCAGTGAAGTAAGACATCCTTGACAATGATGAtcctttgctttaaaagaagtCAGTCTTCATGAAGATAAGGCTGAACAAATGGTGTAGGCCActtctttttagaaatataacTGCTCAAAATTATTAGACAAACATCTGTAACATAAAATTGAAGTAGATAAAAGGGGATTCTAATCCCATATAGATGACTTGCTTGGAGTTGCTTGTCTGTCTTTGCCAGTCTGAACACTGTTCCATGTTTCTCCTAGTCCTTGAGGTGACGTTTCTTCTTCTAAAATCTAGCTGGAACTGTTGTCTGGCTCTACACAGAACTCATGAGAGCTGATAACCACAACCATTAGAAATTCCAGAACAGATACACAGTTCCTTTCAGATATGACTTcaacattttttgttctgttgtaGCCATAGCTGCTGAACTGCCTCAGAACGGAAACTACAAAATGAGCCTGTTTTAATTCAATATTATCATTCTACAGCTCATGCCTAAAGTTTAAtctacattttcaaagcagttttctcTCTTCTAGGTAAGGCTGCAGAACTGCAGATATATGCAGGAACCTTTGATCTtcctccagaaaaaagaaaaaaaaataaaagacagacaATAAAAGTCTATTTCAGAATGTATCACTGTCTCAGCTAACCCAGCTGATCTATCTGCTTCAAGAACAtctgaaaaagaatgaagaactTAATGACTGATTTCTGAGGAAACtagtagaaaacatttttttttgtcattctcAATGCCACTTGAAGGCTATTTCTACTGTGAAAACTTACTGATATGGATCAATGTCCAAAAAGAGAGAAGACCTAGTATAGCTAAGGAAGATGGACAATTCTTATTTGACCACTCATTAAAAGTCACTACAAAGGACACTAAACAACAGAGAAGGAATGTAAACAAGAACATGAGATAGCATCACTTACATCGAAAGCACTAACATCCAGCAGGCTTTCAGAAGACTAGGTCAGGAATGACATATTTGTGTTTCTACTATATTGGAAAGGAACTTTATGTCCTATCCTTcccctgaaaaacaaaccccagaagTATGAAGAGCCAATGTGACAGAAAACACTGCCAGTCATCATCAGGCAATACAGCAAAAATCAACGGAGTTTGTTCGTGTACCAAAAAGGAAACACCACGACCAGAAAAATTAGCATCAGCTTATTATTTCTGGAATCTTAATTAGTTCAGATAAGAGCACTCAAAAAGGAAGTCTAAAGTATGTTGACTAGAAGTctcaaaacagaagaggaacaaaaaCTTTATCAAAACATGCATCACCATACACATTACAGCTGACATGCAATCTACCGCTCTAAGACAACTTGTACTCCATGAAGACaacagagattttaatttttcttgttagaatgttatttattttaaacaaaaatacataacaATTTTCACTTCATAAGGAGTTATCCATAATGTATCCAAAGGTAAGAGTTgcaattcttcagaaaaatctagcatgttttcctttttgaatttCAAAACTAGAAATATCTGGACTAAAGGAGATGTATTTTCGTGGTTCTCCCACTAGTTTTACACAATTTAACACCTCCCAAACTGTTTGttgatacctttttttttgaaaaataacactgtAATAACAATGACAACATTAATTGCATCAGTTCCCTCTTCTGGAACTCAACAGTGAAAACAATGATTTGAAACACAGTAAATTTACAATTCTACCTAGTTTAAATACACTAATTAAcacacttaaaagcaaaaatttataTCAAATTCACAGAGATGAAGATCTGTACAGGATACCTGTTTCAGCGAGATAGCCTGGTATAGGTTATACAATATTACCAGGATAAATCATGTGGCTAAAAACCCCAGCCTTGAATTTTCTGACATATTGACAACTTTTAACCTTCAAAATTGTATACTTTTAGAGAGGTCAATGTCCTCTGAGCTTTTGTGTATGAATTGCTACATAACAGGTGTCACAGAATCttaattcttgcttttgctcaagaTAACCTGGACAACTGTTTTTAGTAATGAATAATAAACCTACCTTATGCATCcatattcttcctttccttatAATATGTGTTAACCTATCCACGCACACTCTGTGAAGTGGCAGGTAGAAGCCAAGTTCACTTTGTGGAAGTATAATTGATAGTCCATATGTGCTTCTGTCTCCATTCCAGTTTCCATCAAAGATTAATGACACAATGATTACCCTTTTTTCTGCCAAGACGAAGAACTTCACATCTATTGCACCGCTTTCTGCATTCCGAAGAATTTCTCCGTTCAGGGTGTGGTTAGCAAGAAAAGTTATTTCACCATCACTGAGAAGTACCTGTTCTGTCTTTGGGGCCCAGATATGCCGCACTCGGGGGCCAAGAATATTGTCCCAGTAAGCAAAAGTGGCAGCTAGTAGAGGTGACTCGCCATTCAAAGAGATCTCTGTTTTAGCAACTGCAGGAGATGGTGGTGGACAAAGAGCTGACATGCCTGCTTCCTCTCTCATGTATAACTGAAATGCTTATgctacctaaaaaaaaaaaggtttcatagaaaaaaacaaaatcagagcTGCACTCATTATTATCTCAtgttcttttgtttccaaataagACTTCAAGAGACAACCTGACTTCTACACCTGAGATTTCACTGTAGACTTCATTCAAGAAGGAAGTGTATACGCATACCTTCCACATAATGAAGTGGTATGCTTTACAAACTTTAGTCAGTCAGACCTCAAATACCCTTTATTCACTACACAAGTATGATGAGCCTGCACAACATTCAACTTGTGtaagaaaactgacaaaaattatatatatcCTTTACATCACGGTGACATGCAGGGTGTTGCGATACAAGATGAATGTTTAGCACTTGGTAGAATCTATTGATGGAAAATTCTTCATAGACACATAGACATTTGTGTCTGCGTACACACAAATCCTTAAACATTTTCCCTAGCAACTTACCCATTTTGATAGAGCTTCCCCATTTTCATGGGGCTGCAGAAGATAACAGGAAGTTCCACCTCCTCTAAAAGTTATGCTACAGTCATAGGAAcgcattaaataaaaaagttttacaaagaaattcaaCCCAGGATGGAAAACTCTAAAAGCTAAAATCCACTGATCTTGACAAAACCTCACACGACCAGAACTCagccttcctttcctctctgcctgcagcactCCAGAGGGGACACCCCTGGAGTATCTAAGGAGCAGTAACAGCCACCTCACTGACACAGCTGTAACTCGCCAGGCCTCTGGCACCGTTCCTTTCCACGtatatgaactttttttttttttttttctctcgtCAGTGTCCCTAGTAAGATCGTCCAGATGCACTTCCTCACAGCGGGAGGGTAAAGCACCCTTCTCCGGCTACTTCTCAAGCCCGGCTGAACACTAGGCCGTCCCCTGCCGGCCGGTGACCAGCCCGGAGGACAGCGGGGAAGCCGAGGCCGTTTGAGGCTCTCTACATGTGACTTCACAGTTTTCAGGGAACACGAAAGAGCGCGCCAGCCACCCCTGCTCCCTTACGCTCACGGGCTGACGAGAGACTCCCTCTCACCACAGCCCTTCCAGGAAAgccagccgccgccgcccacCAAGGCAGCCGCGGCACACGATGGCCGCCCGCCGGCAGGAACACCGCGCTCTCAGCCTGGATCAGGCCCCTTTCAcaccctccagctctgctctgaactTCGGAAAGGACCCACCTCTCGGGGAGGCGGTTGGGAGGCGAGCTGCGAGGAGGCGCAGCTCCTTCCCTCCGCAAACAGGAGACGGAGACGACGACGACAGCCCCCGGGACGGAAAGCTCACccacccccgccgccccggccccgcgcccgcctCGCCTCACCTCACCTCCGCACCAGCCGCCGCCCCGCGCATGCGCCCGCCCCCTTCCCGCCTGCCCACCCAGCGGCGGGCCTCAGCAGCGCTCCCGCGCAGGCGCAGCACCGCCCCTCGCCGGCgcggggagggagcgggcgGCGCTGGCGGGCGGGGAGCCGGGCGGGGAGCCGGGCGGGGAGCCGGGCTGCCCAAGCCCTTGCCAGGGCGGCGGGGGAAGGCTGGGTTGGctgagggcggcggcggcagcggcagggAGGCGGCGTTACCTCACGGGCGGCGGAGGAGAAACGGCGGCCGGCGGCGCAGCCTGCGCAGAAGCGCCTGGGTGCTGTGGCCGCTGCCTCCGCCGCCGCGGCGGAGAGAGCAGCGCCGGTGTGCCCGGGGAAGAGTGGTGTGTGTAAGCCAGGGCCCTCCGTGGGAGGGAACAACCCCAACCCAGTCCCCGGGCTGGCGGGAAAACCAAGTGCAGCTTGTGAAGGAAGCCCAGGAAGCCCCGGCTGCAGGTAGCCGGGGAAACGGCGTTGTGCCGGGTGCGTCATTTTCTGGAGGGGCTTTTAAGCTTAAAATAAGAAGTTAATAATGGCAGAATTAGGTTAGTAGCCAAACATACTGCATGCAAAACAGTGAAGGTGCGCTTGTTTGAGCTTCCTTTAGTTTTACAGCTGTATGGTAACGAGATTCCATCACTTCTGCAATCCAGTCTGGATGAAAATCACCACAGTCACACGTAAGAggcatttgtttatttacagcctaaaaaggaaaaagacccCTCTAATGTGACGACACACGCCCAGTCCTGCAGGCTCCCTCACCTCTGCCGTACCCTGAGGGGTTGTGTCTTAAGCAGCTTGAAGTGGCTCGTACAGAAAGTCTTAACAGGGCACAACAGACCTGAAGCGCGGTGTTTTGAGCCTTACCGTCCCAGTTCATCCACAAAGCCACCTTCCTCAAAATGCCTTTTAACGTTAGGCAATTTGAATAGCTTCACATCGAAAAATGTAGTCTTCAGCCTgctaaaatttgctttttagattcattaagaatttttaaaacaaacactgaatcTAAAATGACCTATGTCTGTATATTGGATTGTAGTTTTAGCTTCTGAGAAGCAGAGTTCCgataaaaataaatgaccaCATAATTTATGTAATGATTATACAAGAGCTTGGAGGAACAGCGGAATTAAACTCTAGTTTTAAAAGTTGCTGATATTTAATTTGCTGAATTCAAAGATTAGGCATCAAACTCAGTGGAATTTCACTACTTATCTCTAGTATAAGTGTAAATCTATGCAGTTTATAAGAAAAACAGGGTTTGTGCATTTAGTTTACCTTTGAACAGTGAAGGTAAATGAATGTAAACTGCTTCTCATTTAGTTGTAGACACTAAGCTCTATGGTAAGGTAAGAAAAGTGCATTGATATTAGATAAGTAAT
Proteins encoded:
- the C9orf72 gene encoding guanine nucleotide exchange C9orf72 homolog isoform X3; this translates as MREEAGMSALCPPPSPAVAKTEISLNGESPLLAATFAYWDNILGPRVRHIWAPKTEQVLLSDGEITFLANHTLNGEILRNAESGAIDVKFFVLAEKRVIIVSLIFDGNWNGDRSTYGLSIILPQSELGFYLPLHRVCVDRLTHIIRKGRIWMHKERQEHFQKIVLEGTERMEDQGQSIIPMLTGEVIPVMELLSSMKSHSVPEEIDISDTVLNDDDIGDSCHEGFLLK
- the C9orf72 gene encoding guanine nucleotide exchange C9orf72 homolog isoform X2, translating into MREEAGMSALCPPPSPAVAKTEISLNGESPLLAATFAYWDNILGPRVRHIWAPKTEQVLLSDGEITFLANHTLNGEILRNAESGAIDVKFFVLAEKRVIIVSLIFDGNWNGDRSTYGLSIILPQSELGFYLPLHRVCVDRLTHIIRKGRIWMHKGQSIIPMLTGEVIPVMELLSSMKSHSVPEEIDISDTVLNDDDIGDSCHEGFLLNAISSHLQTCGCSVVVGSSAEKVNKIVRTLCLFLTPSERKCSRLCRNESSFKYESGLFVQGLLKDATGSFVLPFRQVMYAPYPTTHIDVDVNTVKQMPPCHEHIYNQRRYMRSELTAFWRANSDEEMSQDHIIHTDESFTPDLNVFQDILHRDTLVKAFLDQIFHLKPGLSLRSTFLAQFLLVLHRKALTLIKYVEDDTQKGKKTF
- the C9orf72 gene encoding guanine nucleotide exchange C9orf72 homolog isoform X1, with translation MREEAGMSALCPPPSPAVAKTEISLNGESPLLAATFAYWDNILGPRVRHIWAPKTEQVLLSDGEITFLANHTLNGEILRNAESGAIDVKFFVLAEKRVIIVSLIFDGNWNGDRSTYGLSIILPQSELGFYLPLHRVCVDRLTHIIRKGRIWMHKERQEHFQKIVLEGTERMEDQGQSIIPMLTGEVIPVMELLSSMKSHSVPEEIDISDTVLNDDDIGDSCHEGFLLNAISSHLQTCGCSVVVGSSAEKVNKIVRTLCLFLTPSERKCSRLCRNESSFKYESGLFVQGLLKDATGSFVLPFRQVMYAPYPTTHIDVDVNTVKQMPPCHEHIYNQRRYMRSELTAFWRANSDEEMSQDHIIHTDESFTPDLNVFQDILHRDTLVKAFLDQIFHLKPGLSLRSTFLAQFLLVLHRKALTLIKYVEDDTQKGKKTF